The Kluyvera intermedia genome window below encodes:
- a CDS encoding EAL domain-containing protein, with protein MIISLDNTYCSQLFFLPARNSEEQLVGLKVVSHFSGVNNHVRIPTSLVLPRLTPQEEIILFQEKLALLMTYQFFFLQHGLKAWVTIPPGVVDALLTQDDLAADALRFPFLELAISESFPGLDQVDEQHPLAQLCQRFPLVLSDFGSGDASTKAVFAGLFTRVVLDRNFVQRQVKSVSFEPFMRAIVSQIQPYCQAIMISGVDEESTRQRIASYGFSGMLGSLWPVVSESSLITLVQQ; from the coding sequence ATGATTATATCGCTGGATAATACGTATTGTTCTCAGTTGTTTTTTCTTCCCGCAAGGAATAGCGAGGAACAGTTGGTGGGCCTAAAAGTGGTCAGTCATTTTAGCGGCGTTAATAATCACGTGCGCATCCCAACCAGTCTGGTTCTGCCGCGTTTGACCCCGCAAGAAGAAATTATTTTATTTCAGGAAAAACTCGCTCTCCTGATGACCTATCAGTTTTTTTTCCTACAGCATGGGCTTAAAGCATGGGTCACCATTCCTCCCGGTGTCGTTGATGCATTACTCACACAAGATGATCTTGCTGCCGATGCACTGCGTTTTCCTTTTCTTGAACTGGCCATCAGCGAAAGTTTCCCCGGACTTGATCAGGTGGATGAACAGCACCCGCTAGCCCAACTGTGTCAACGGTTTCCGCTGGTACTCAGTGATTTTGGTTCTGGAGACGCCTCGACAAAAGCCGTTTTCGCCGGGCTTTTTACTCGCGTGGTGCTTGATAGAAACTTTGTCCAACGCCAGGTCAAATCGGTCTCTTTTGAGCCGTTTATGCGGGCAATTGTCAGCCAGATTCAGCCCTATTGTCAGGCGATTATGATCTCTGGCGTTGATGAAGAATCTACCCGGCAGCGCATTGCATCGTACGGTTTTAGTGGCATGCTGGGTAGCTTGTGGCCGGTCGTGTCTGAGTCATCATTAATAACATTGGTGCAACAATAA
- the selO gene encoding protein adenylyltransferase SelO produces MNLSFNTRWRDELPEFYTALRPTPLHNARLVWHNEPLAQELAIPDELFTPEHGAGVWGGEVLLPGMSPLAQVYSGHQFGNWAGQLGDGRGILLGEQQLPNGKAVDWHLKGAGLTPYSRMGDGRAVLRSTLRESLASEAMHYLGIPGTRALSIVASDTPIQRETVETGAMLMRIAESHIRFGHFEHFYYRHDIDNVRKLADYTIRHHWSHLVNDANRYVLWFQDVVTRTAQMIARWQTVGFAHGVMNTDNMSILGLTMDYGPFGFLDDYNPQYICNHSDYQGRYRFDNQPAVGLWNLQCLAQALSPLIATDALNAALDSYQTILFREYGQRMRKKLGLFSEENGDNDLLNGLYALMERESCDYSLTFRMLSETEQKSPASRLRDEFIDRAAFDDWFTQYRTRLQHEQVEDATRQQAMKLANPAMVLRNWLAQRAIEQAQKGDYYELHRLHEALRDPWSDRHDDYARRPPDWGKHLEVSCSS; encoded by the coding sequence ATGAACCTGTCATTTAACACCCGCTGGCGCGATGAGTTGCCAGAGTTTTACACCGCACTTCGGCCAACGCCGTTGCACAATGCCCGTTTGGTCTGGCACAACGAGCCGTTGGCACAGGAATTAGCCATTCCCGATGAACTCTTCACCCCTGAACATGGCGCGGGCGTCTGGGGCGGTGAAGTGTTGCTCCCTGGCATGTCGCCACTGGCACAGGTTTACAGTGGCCATCAATTTGGCAATTGGGCCGGTCAGCTTGGCGATGGCCGTGGAATTTTACTGGGCGAACAGCAATTACCAAACGGTAAGGCGGTAGACTGGCATCTGAAAGGGGCCGGGCTAACGCCTTATTCGCGGATGGGGGATGGTCGCGCAGTTCTGCGTTCAACATTACGGGAAAGCCTGGCATCAGAGGCGATGCATTACCTGGGGATCCCCGGCACGCGCGCGCTGTCTATCGTGGCCAGCGATACGCCAATACAGCGCGAAACCGTTGAGACGGGGGCGATGTTGATGCGCATTGCCGAAAGTCATATTCGCTTTGGCCATTTCGAACATTTCTATTACCGCCATGATATCGACAATGTGCGCAAGCTCGCTGATTACACTATTCGCCACCACTGGTCGCATTTAGTGAATGACGCCAATCGCTACGTGCTGTGGTTTCAGGATGTGGTCACCCGCACGGCACAGATGATTGCCCGTTGGCAGACGGTCGGTTTTGCCCATGGCGTAATGAATACGGACAATATGTCGATTCTTGGCCTGACAATGGATTACGGTCCCTTCGGCTTCCTCGATGATTATAATCCGCAATATATCTGCAACCATTCTGACTATCAGGGGCGCTACCGTTTTGATAATCAACCGGCGGTAGGACTGTGGAATTTGCAGTGTCTGGCACAGGCGCTGTCGCCGCTGATTGCGACTGATGCACTTAATGCCGCGCTGGATAGCTATCAGACAATTTTATTCCGCGAATATGGTCAGCGGATGCGTAAAAAGCTGGGGCTGTTTAGCGAAGAGAATGGCGATAATGACTTGCTGAACGGTCTGTACGCACTGATGGAGCGGGAGAGTTGTGATTACAGCCTCACATTCCGTATGTTAAGTGAGACCGAGCAAAAGAGTCCGGCGTCGCGTCTGCGCGATGAGTTTATCGATCGTGCGGCATTTGATGACTGGTTTACGCAATATCGGACACGACTACAGCATGAACAGGTCGAGGATGCGACACGCCAGCAGGCAATGAAGCTGGCGAATCCGGCGATGGTACTGCGTAATTGGCTGGCACAGCGGGCCATAGAGCAGGCTCAGAAGGGTGACTATTATGAATTACACCGTTTACATGAAGCGCTGCGTGACCCCTGGTCTGATCGTCATGATGATTACGCTCGTCGCCCACCGGACTGGGGTAAGCATCTGGAAGTTAGCTGTTCGAGCTAG
- the hemP gene encoding hemin uptake protein HemP, protein MVIIVTLIFIIKMTLMDTCAELEFPKDNTPRPLSNDRRIDSETLLGQEGRVVIEHGEQQYLLRQTQAGKLILTK, encoded by the coding sequence ATGGTTATCATTGTTACATTGATTTTCATTATAAAAATGACGCTCATGGATACCTGCGCAGAACTGGAATTTCCCAAGGATAATACCCCTCGTCCACTCTCAAACGATCGGCGGATCGACAGCGAGACGCTGCTAGGTCAGGAAGGTCGGGTGGTTATTGAACACGGCGAACAGCAATATCTGCTGCGTCAAACCCAGGCAGGCAAACTCATTTTAACGAAGTAA
- the aroH gene encoding 3-deoxy-7-phosphoheptulonate synthase AroH, protein MNKTDELRTARIESLITPAELAERHPVSPDVAAHVTASRHRIEKILNGEDRRLLAIVGPCSIHDLDAAMDYARRLQALREKHQGELEVVMRTYFEKPRTVVGWKGLISDPDLNGSYRVNHGIEQARKLLLQVNTLGVPTATEFLDMVTGQFIADLISWGAIGARTTESQIHREMASALSCPVGFKNGTDGNTRIAVDAIRAARASHMFLSPDKNGQMTIYQTSGNPYGHIIMRGGKKPNYHADDIAVACDTLHEFDLPEHLVVDFSHGNCQKQHRRQLEVCDDICQQIRNGSSAIAGIMAESFLREGTQKIVAGQPLTYGQSITDPCLSWEDTELLLEKLAAAVATRL, encoded by the coding sequence TGCTGAACTTGCCGAGCGCCACCCGGTATCACCGGACGTTGCGGCGCATGTTACCGCTTCCCGCCACCGCATCGAGAAAATTCTCAACGGTGAAGATCGTCGACTGCTGGCGATTGTTGGCCCCTGCTCTATTCACGATCTTGACGCTGCAATGGATTACGCCCGCCGTTTACAGGCACTGCGCGAAAAACACCAAGGTGAGTTGGAAGTCGTGATGCGTACCTACTTTGAAAAACCTCGTACCGTGGTCGGCTGGAAAGGATTAATCTCTGATCCCGATCTTAACGGTAGCTATCGGGTGAATCATGGTATTGAACAGGCGCGTAAATTACTTTTGCAAGTCAACACCCTAGGCGTCCCTACCGCCACCGAGTTTCTCGATATGGTGACCGGTCAATTTATCGCCGATTTGATTAGCTGGGGTGCCATTGGTGCGCGCACCACCGAAAGCCAGATCCACCGTGAAATGGCCTCGGCGCTTTCCTGCCCGGTGGGTTTTAAAAACGGTACGGATGGCAATACACGTATCGCGGTCGATGCGATTCGCGCCGCTCGCGCCAGCCATATGTTCCTGTCGCCGGATAAAAACGGTCAGATGACCATCTACCAAACCAGCGGTAACCCCTATGGTCATATCATTATGCGAGGTGGCAAGAAACCGAACTATCATGCGGATGATATTGCTGTCGCCTGCGATACACTGCACGAGTTCGATTTGCCTGAGCATCTGGTTGTCGACTTCAGCCACGGTAACTGCCAGAAACAGCACCGCCGTCAACTGGAAGTGTGTGACGATATCTGCCAGCAGATCCGCAACGGCTCTTCCGCCATTGCCGGTATCATGGCGGAAAGCTTCCTGCGTGAGGGCACGCAGAAAATTGTCGCGGGTCAGCCTCTCACCTACGGTCAGTCTATTACCGACCCTTGCCTGAGCTGGGAAGATACCGAACTCCTGCTGGAAAAATTGGCAGCAGCCGTCGCAACTCGCCTGTAA